The following are from one region of the Epinephelus fuscoguttatus linkage group LG11, E.fuscoguttatus.final_Chr_v1 genome:
- the tmem181 gene encoding transmembrane protein 181 isoform X3 has product MDTDYSSGLENPLYSELKYFCRKIQEAYNELKEDLTPYRDDRFYRLAPMRLYTLSKRHFVLVFVFFLICFGLTVFIGIAGPRIITEQEHNGDQLLLKNFTVKTGPFKIVSPPLTTYNQQLWLTCLIQAEHSNMGDFQQPFEISVELKGVMQDASVMHINKVQQKPRTLHCGAKCDEIIVLHLGHLNYTQYQVMVSFKGLENITYEIKVKFVWKTYNPTFSQVEIWFRFVFVVLTFMVTCMFAHSLRKFSMRDWGIEQKWMSILLPLLLLYNDPFFPLSFLVNSWFPGMLDAFFQALFLCALLLFWLCVYHGIRVQGERKCLTFYLPKLIIVGLLWLSAVTLGIWQTVNELQDPTYLYKVDIENFQGMKIFFLIVVALYILYLIFLVVRACSELKNMPYSDLRLRFLTALTFVVLVISMVILYLRFGAKALQDNFVAELSTHYQNSAEFLSFYGLLNFYLYTLAFVYSPSKNALYDSQLKDNPAFSMLNDSDDEVIYGSDYEDMPLQNGRAIKATTKYQDESDSD; this is encoded by the exons ATGGACACCGACTACTCGTCCGGCTTGGAAAACCCTCTGTACAGCGAGCTGAAATACTTCTGTAGGAAGATACAGGAGGCCTACAACGAGCTGAAGGAGGACTTGACACCTTACAGAGATGATCGCTTTTACAG ACTGGCACCCATGCGGCTCTACACCCTGTCCAAGAGACATTTTGTCTTGGTCTTCGTGTTTTTCCTGATCTGCTTTGGTCTCACAGTCTTCATTGGGATTGCAG GTCCTAGGATTATTACTGAGCAAGAGCACAATGGCGATCAGTTACTTCTCAAAAACTTCACAGTTAAG ACTGGGCCCTTCAAGATAGTATCTCCTCCCCTCACCACCTACAACCAGCAGCTATGGCTCACCTGTCTGATCCAGGCTGAACACAGCAACA TGGGTGATTTCCAGCAGCCCTTCGAGATCAGTGTGGAACTAAAGGGAGTGATGCAGGACGCCAGTGTGATGCACATCAACAAAGTGCAGCAGAAACCAAGAACTCTACACTGCGGGGCT AAATGTGATGAGATCATCGTGCTCCATCTTGGTCATCTGAACTACACCCAGTACCAGGTCATGGTCAGCTTCAAAGGCCTTGAAAATATCACATATGAAATCAAGGTCAAGTTTGTG TGGAAAACATACAACCCCACCTTCTCGCAAGTGGAGATCTGGTTCAGATTTGTCTTTGTGGTGTTGACCTTCATGGTGACG tgtatgTTTGCACACTCTCTGAGGAAGTTTTCTATGAGGGATTGGGGCATAGAACAAAAGTGGATGTCCATCCTGCTCCCTTTGCTGCTTCTCTACAATG ATCCATTTTTCCCACTGTCATTCCTGGTGAACAGCTGGTTTCCAGGGATGTTAGACGCTTTCTTCCAGGCTCTGTTCCTGTGTGCCCTGCTGCTCTTCTGGCTCTGTGTTTATCATGGCATCAGGGTTCAG GGTGAGAGGAAATGTCTTACATTCTACCTGCCTAAGCTGATCATTGTGGGTCTTTTGTGGCTCTCAGCAGTTACACTGGGCATATGGCAAAC GGTTAATGAACTCCAAGACCCTACCTATTTGTATAAAGTGGACATAGAAAACTTTCAG GGCATGAAAATCTTCTTCCTGATTGTAGTTGCCCTCTACATCCTCTACCTGATCTTCCTGGTTGTCAGAGCTTGTTCTGAACTCAAGAACATGCCTTACTCAG ATCTCCGGCTCAGGTTTTTGACAGCGCTGACATTCGTGGTTCTTGTAATAAG CATGGTCATTCTCTACCTGAGGTTTGGTGCCAAGGCTCTTCAAGACAACTTTGTTGCTGAACTGTCTACTCATTATCAAAACT CAGCTGAATTCTTATCATTCTACGGTCTGCTCAACTTTTACCTGTACACATTGGCGTTTGTGTATTCCCCTTCCAAAAATGCACTTTACG ACTCCCAGTTGAAGGATAATCCTGCTTTCTCCATGCTGAACGACTCAGATGATGAAGTAATATACGG GAGTGATTATGAAGACATGCCTTTACAAAACGGACGTGCTATCAAAGCAACCACCAAGTACCAGGATGAGAGTGACAGCGACTGA
- the tmem181 gene encoding transmembrane protein 181 isoform X4, which yields MDTDYSSGLENPLYSELKYFCRKIQEAYNELKEDLTPYRDDRFYRLAPMRLYTLSKRHFVLVFVFFLICFGLTVFIGIAGPRIITEQEHNGDQLLLKNFTVKTGPFKIVSPPLTTYNQQLWLTCLIQAEHSNMGDFQQPFEISVELKGVMQDASVMHINKVQQKPRTLHCGAKCDEIIVLHLGHLNYTQYQVMVSFKGLENITYEIKVKFVWKTYNPTFSQVEIWFRFVFVVLTFMVTCMFAHSLRKFSMRDWGIEQKWMSILLPLLLLYNDPFFPLSFLVNSWFPGMLDAFFQALFLCALLLFWLCVYHGIRVQGERKCLTFYLPKLIIVGLLWLSAVTLGIWQTVNELQDPTYLYKVDIENFQGMKIFFLIVVALYILYLIFLVVRACSELKNMPYSDLRLRFLTALTFVVLVISMVILYLRFGAKALQDNFVAELSTHYQNSAEFLSFYGLLSFYLYTLAFVYSPSKNALYDSQLKDNPAFSMLNDSDDEVIYGSDYEDMPLQNGRAIKATTKYQDESDSD from the exons ATGGACACCGACTACTCGTCCGGCTTGGAAAACCCTCTGTACAGCGAGCTGAAATACTTCTGTAGGAAGATACAGGAGGCCTACAACGAGCTGAAGGAGGACTTGACACCTTACAGAGATGATCGCTTTTACAG ACTGGCACCCATGCGGCTCTACACCCTGTCCAAGAGACATTTTGTCTTGGTCTTCGTGTTTTTCCTGATCTGCTTTGGTCTCACAGTCTTCATTGGGATTGCAG GTCCTAGGATTATTACTGAGCAAGAGCACAATGGCGATCAGTTACTTCTCAAAAACTTCACAGTTAAG ACTGGGCCCTTCAAGATAGTATCTCCTCCCCTCACCACCTACAACCAGCAGCTATGGCTCACCTGTCTGATCCAGGCTGAACACAGCAACA TGGGTGATTTCCAGCAGCCCTTCGAGATCAGTGTGGAACTAAAGGGAGTGATGCAGGACGCCAGTGTGATGCACATCAACAAAGTGCAGCAGAAACCAAGAACTCTACACTGCGGGGCT AAATGTGATGAGATCATCGTGCTCCATCTTGGTCATCTGAACTACACCCAGTACCAGGTCATGGTCAGCTTCAAAGGCCTTGAAAATATCACATATGAAATCAAGGTCAAGTTTGTG TGGAAAACATACAACCCCACCTTCTCGCAAGTGGAGATCTGGTTCAGATTTGTCTTTGTGGTGTTGACCTTCATGGTGACG tgtatgTTTGCACACTCTCTGAGGAAGTTTTCTATGAGGGATTGGGGCATAGAACAAAAGTGGATGTCCATCCTGCTCCCTTTGCTGCTTCTCTACAATG ATCCATTTTTCCCACTGTCATTCCTGGTGAACAGCTGGTTTCCAGGGATGTTAGACGCTTTCTTCCAGGCTCTGTTCCTGTGTGCCCTGCTGCTCTTCTGGCTCTGTGTTTATCATGGCATCAGGGTTCAG GGTGAGAGGAAATGTCTTACATTCTACCTGCCTAAGCTGATCATTGTGGGTCTTTTGTGGCTCTCAGCAGTTACACTGGGCATATGGCAAAC GGTTAATGAACTCCAAGACCCTACCTATTTGTATAAAGTGGACATAGAAAACTTTCAG GGCATGAAAATCTTCTTCCTGATTGTAGTTGCCCTCTACATCCTCTACCTGATCTTCCTGGTTGTCAGAGCTTGTTCTGAACTCAAGAACATGCCTTACTCAG ATCTCCGGCTCAGGTTTTTGACAGCGCTGACATTCGTGGTTCTTGTAATAAG CATGGTCATTCTCTACCTGAGGTTTGGTGCCAAGGCTCTTCAAGACAACTTTGTTGCTGAACTGTCTACTCATTATCAAAACT CAGCTGAATTCTTATCATTCTACGGTCTGCTCAGCTTCTACCTGTACACATTGGCGTTTGTGTATTCCCCTTCCAAAAATGCACTTTACG ACTCCCAGTTGAAGGATAATCCTGCTTTCTCCATGCTGAACGACTCAGATGATGAAGTAATATACGG GAGTGATTATGAAGACATGCCTTTACAAAACGGACGTGCTATCAAAGCAACCACCAAGTACCAGGATGAGAGTGACAGCGACTGA
- the tmem181 gene encoding transmembrane protein 181 isoform X2 has translation MDTDYSSGLENPLYSELKYFCRKIQEAYNELKEDLTPYRDDRFYRLAPMRLYTLSKRHFVLVFVFFLICFGLTVFIGIAGPRIITEQEHNGDQLLLKNFTVKTGPFKIVSPPLTTYNQQLWLTCLIQAEHSNMGDFQQPFEISVELKGVMQDASVMHINKVQQKPRTLHCGAKCDEIIVLHLGHLNYTQYQVMVSFKGLENITYEIKVKFVWKTYNPTFSQVEIWFRFVFVVLTFMVTCMFAHSLRKFSMRDWGIEQKWMSILLPLLLLYNDPFFPLSFLVNSWFPGMLDAFFQALFLCALLLFWLCVYHGIRVQGERKCLTFYLPKLIIVGLLWLSAVTLGIWQTVNELQDPTYLYKVDIENFQGMKIFFLIVVALYILYLIFLVVRACSELKNMPYSDLRLRFLTALTFVVLVISMVILYLRFGAKALQDNFVAELSTHYQNSAEFLSFYGLLNFYLYTLAFVYSPSKNALYDSQLKDNPAFSMLNDSDDEVIYGSDYEDMPLQNGRAIKATTKYQDESDSD, from the exons ATGGACACCGACTACTCGTCCGGCTTGGAAAACCCTCTGTACAGCGAGCTGAAATACTTCTGTAGGAAGATACAGGAGGCCTACAACGAGCTGAAGGAGGACTTGACACCTTACAGAGATGATCGCTTTTACAG ACTGGCACCCATGCGGCTCTACACCCTGTCCAAGAGACATTTTGTCTTGGTCTTCGTGTTTTTCCTGATCTGCTTTGGTCTCACAGTCTTCATTGGGATTGCAG GTCCTAGGATTATTACTGAGCAAGAGCACAATGGCGATCAGTTACTTCTCAAAAACTTCACAGTTAAG ACTGGGCCCTTCAAGATAGTATCTCCTCCCCTCACCACCTACAACCAGCAGCTATGGCTCACCTGTCTGATCCAGGCTGAACACAGCAACA TGGGTGATTTCCAGCAGCCCTTCGAGATCAGTGTGGAACTAAAGGGAGTGATGCAGGACGCCAGTGTGATGCACATCAACAAAGTGCAGCAGAAACCAAGAACTCTACACTGCGGGGCT AAATGTGATGAGATCATCGTGCTCCATCTTGGTCATCTGAACTACACCCAGTACCAGGTCATGGTCAGCTTCAAAGGCCTTGAAAATATCACATATGAAATCAAGGTCAAGTTTGTG TGGAAAACATACAACCCCACCTTCTCGCAAGTGGAGATCTGGTTCAGATTTGTCTTTGTGGTGTTGACCTTCATGGTGACG tgtatgTTTGCACACTCTCTGAGGAAGTTTTCTATGAGGGATTGGGGCATAGAACAAAAGTGGATGTCCATCCTGCTCCCTTTGCTGCTTCTCTACAATG ATCCATTTTTCCCACTGTCATTCCTGGTGAACAGCTGGTTTCCAGGGATGTTAGACGCTTTCTTCCAGGCTCTGTTCCTGTGTGCCCTGCTGCTCTTCTGGCTCTGTGTTTATCATGGCATCAGGGTTCAG GGTGAGAGGAAATGTCTTACATTCTACCTGCCTAAGCTGATCATTGTGGGTCTTTTGTGGCTCTCAGCAGTTACACTGGGCATATGGCAAAC GGTTAATGAACTCCAAGACCCTACCTATTTGTATAAAGTGGACATAGAAAACTTTCAG GGCATGAAAATCTTCTTCCTGATTGTAGTTGCCCTCTACATCCTCTACCTGATCTTCCTGGTTGTCAGAGCTTGTTCTGAACTCAAGAACATGCCTTACTCAG ATCTCCGGCTCAGGTTTTTGACAGCGCTGACATTCGTGGTTCTTGTAATAAG CATGGTCATTCTCTACCTGAGGTTTGGTGCCAAGGCTCTTCAAGACAACTTTGTTGCTGAACTGTCTACTCATTATCAAAACT CAGCTGAATTCTTATCATTCTACGGTCTGCTCAACTTTTACCTGTACACATTGGCGTTTGTGTATTCCCCTTCCAAAAATGCACTTTACG ACTCCCAGTTGAAGGATAATCCTGCTTTCTCAATGCTGAACGACTCAGATGATGAAGTAATATACGG GAGTGATTATGAAGACATGCCTTTACAAAACGGACGTGCTATCAAAGCAACCACCAAGTACCAGGATGAGAGTGACAGCGACTGA
- the LOC125896902 gene encoding dynein light chain Tctex-type 1-like isoform X1 has protein sequence MDEYQTEEETAFVVDEGSKIIKEAVEATIGGNAYQHSRVNQWTTSVAEQCLSHLSKLGKPFKYIGALLQCNNNILMVEKNEPQALMVTCIIMQKNGADLQTASTCFWDNSTDDKVVTFLMY, from the exons ATGGACGAGTATCAGACAGAAGAGGAG ACTGCGTTTGTCGTCGATGAAGGGAGCAAAATTATAAAAGAG GCAGTAGAAGCAACTATAGGAGGAAATGCCTACCAGCACAGCAGAGTGAACCAGTGGACCACCAGTGTGGCGGAGCAGTGCCTCAGTCATCTCAGCAAGCTGGGGAAGCCTTTTAAATATATTGGTGCCCTGCTGCAGTGTAACAATAATATTCTGATGGTGGAAAAAAATGAACCTCAGGCACTCATGG tAACCTGTATCATCATGCAGAAAAATGGGGCAGATCTACAAACAGCCAGCACGTGCTTCTGGGATAACTCCACTGATGATAAAGTAGTAACGTTTTTAATGTATTAG
- the LOC125896902 gene encoding dynein light chain Tctex-type 1-like isoform X2, with product MDEYQTEEETAFVVDEGSKIIKEAVEATIGGNAYQHSRVNQWTTSVAEQCLSHLSKLGKPFKYIVTCIIMQKNGADLQTASTCFWDNSTDDKVVTFLMY from the exons ATGGACGAGTATCAGACAGAAGAGGAG ACTGCGTTTGTCGTCGATGAAGGGAGCAAAATTATAAAAGAG GCAGTAGAAGCAACTATAGGAGGAAATGCCTACCAGCACAGCAGAGTGAACCAGTGGACCACCAGTGTGGCGGAGCAGTGCCTCAGTCATCTCAGCAAGCTGGGGAAGCCTTTTAAATATATTG tAACCTGTATCATCATGCAGAAAAATGGGGCAGATCTACAAACAGCCAGCACGTGCTTCTGGGATAACTCCACTGATGATAAAGTAGTAACGTTTTTAATGTATTAG
- the tmem181 gene encoding transmembrane protein 181 isoform X5, translated as MERLAPMRLYTLSKRHFVLVFVFFLICFGLTVFIGIAGPRIITEQEHNGDQLLLKNFTVKTGPFKIVSPPLTTYNQQLWLTCLIQAEHSNMGDFQQPFEISVELKGVMQDASVMHINKVQQKPRTLHCGAKCDEIIVLHLGHLNYTQYQVMVSFKGLENITYEIKVKFVWKTYNPTFSQVEIWFRFVFVVLTFMVTCMFAHSLRKFSMRDWGIEQKWMSILLPLLLLYNDPFFPLSFLVNSWFPGMLDAFFQALFLCALLLFWLCVYHGIRVQGERKCLTFYLPKLIIVGLLWLSAVTLGIWQTVNELQDPTYLYKVDIENFQGMKIFFLIVVALYILYLIFLVVRACSELKNMPYSDLRLRFLTALTFVVLVISMVILYLRFGAKALQDNFVAELSTHYQNSAEFLSFYGLLNFYLYTLAFVYSPSKNALYDSQLKDNPAFSMLNDSDDEVIYGSDYEDMPLQNGRAIKATTKYQDESDSD; from the exons ATGGAGCG ACTGGCACCCATGCGGCTCTACACCCTGTCCAAGAGACATTTTGTCTTGGTCTTCGTGTTTTTCCTGATCTGCTTTGGTCTCACAGTCTTCATTGGGATTGCAG GTCCTAGGATTATTACTGAGCAAGAGCACAATGGCGATCAGTTACTTCTCAAAAACTTCACAGTTAAG ACTGGGCCCTTCAAGATAGTATCTCCTCCCCTCACCACCTACAACCAGCAGCTATGGCTCACCTGTCTGATCCAGGCTGAACACAGCAACA TGGGTGATTTCCAGCAGCCCTTCGAGATCAGTGTGGAACTAAAGGGAGTGATGCAGGACGCCAGTGTGATGCACATCAACAAAGTGCAGCAGAAACCAAGAACTCTACACTGCGGGGCT AAATGTGATGAGATCATCGTGCTCCATCTTGGTCATCTGAACTACACCCAGTACCAGGTCATGGTCAGCTTCAAAGGCCTTGAAAATATCACATATGAAATCAAGGTCAAGTTTGTG TGGAAAACATACAACCCCACCTTCTCGCAAGTGGAGATCTGGTTCAGATTTGTCTTTGTGGTGTTGACCTTCATGGTGACG tgtatgTTTGCACACTCTCTGAGGAAGTTTTCTATGAGGGATTGGGGCATAGAACAAAAGTGGATGTCCATCCTGCTCCCTTTGCTGCTTCTCTACAATG ATCCATTTTTCCCACTGTCATTCCTGGTGAACAGCTGGTTTCCAGGGATGTTAGACGCTTTCTTCCAGGCTCTGTTCCTGTGTGCCCTGCTGCTCTTCTGGCTCTGTGTTTATCATGGCATCAGGGTTCAG GGTGAGAGGAAATGTCTTACATTCTACCTGCCTAAGCTGATCATTGTGGGTCTTTTGTGGCTCTCAGCAGTTACACTGGGCATATGGCAAAC GGTTAATGAACTCCAAGACCCTACCTATTTGTATAAAGTGGACATAGAAAACTTTCAG GGCATGAAAATCTTCTTCCTGATTGTAGTTGCCCTCTACATCCTCTACCTGATCTTCCTGGTTGTCAGAGCTTGTTCTGAACTCAAGAACATGCCTTACTCAG ATCTCCGGCTCAGGTTTTTGACAGCGCTGACATTCGTGGTTCTTGTAATAAG CATGGTCATTCTCTACCTGAGGTTTGGTGCCAAGGCTCTTCAAGACAACTTTGTTGCTGAACTGTCTACTCATTATCAAAACT CAGCTGAATTCTTATCATTCTACGGTCTGCTCAACTTTTACCTGTACACATTGGCGTTTGTGTATTCCCCTTCCAAAAATGCACTTTACG ACTCCCAGTTGAAGGATAATCCTGCTTTCTCAATGCTGAACGACTCAGATGATGAAGTAATATACGG GAGTGATTATGAAGACATGCCTTTACAAAACGGACGTGCTATCAAAGCAACCACCAAGTACCAGGATGAGAGTGACAGCGACTGA